In Kordiimonas pumila, a single genomic region encodes these proteins:
- a CDS encoding FliH/SctL family protein codes for MAQPVKFTFDQAFDGGAKSRYDVQLERLQKENVTAKEEMRNQGFVEGREKALAEIEAATQVAMETISQSAEALFAQHNQLREELKQDMVQLAYAIASKLSPALIRQHPLEEISALIEDCMTTAHREPRLVVRVAESMAEPISARIDAMKHTTGFSGDIVLIGETNLAQQDCRVEWPDGGSERSMADIQREIENAVQRFVIPDTAKTDEPIENDTELL; via the coding sequence ATGGCACAACCAGTTAAATTTACTTTTGATCAAGCATTCGATGGCGGCGCCAAAAGCCGCTATGACGTTCAGCTTGAGCGACTGCAAAAAGAAAATGTCACTGCAAAAGAAGAAATGCGGAACCAAGGCTTTGTGGAGGGCCGTGAAAAAGCATTAGCTGAGATAGAGGCTGCAACACAGGTAGCCATGGAAACCATATCACAGTCTGCCGAAGCCTTATTTGCCCAGCATAATCAACTCCGGGAAGAACTGAAACAGGATATGGTACAGCTAGCCTACGCAATAGCCAGCAAGCTCTCCCCTGCCCTTATACGCCAGCACCCTCTTGAGGAAATTTCAGCCCTGATTGAAGACTGTATGACAACAGCACACCGTGAACCACGACTAGTGGTACGGGTTGCTGAGAGCATGGCAGAACCAATTAGCGCACGCATTGACGCAATGAAACATACAACAGGGTTTAGTGGTGATATTGTTCTGATAGGGGAAACAAATCTTGCACAGCAGGACTGTAGGGTTGAATGGCCTGATGGCGGCTCTGAACGCAGCATGGCAGATATTCAGCGCGAAATAGAAAATGCCGTACAGCGCTTTGTTATTCCCGACACAGCAAAAACTGACGAACCCATAGAGAATGATACGGAACTCTTATAA
- the fliN gene encoding flagellar motor switch protein FliN, producing MANQDDNNNDVGLKELSAGSSKSPELAQKEDGQVRSAQELEPVFDVPVQVQAVLGKSSLEVSQLLKLAPGTVVELDRKVGEAIDIYVNNRLVARGEVVLVEDHLGVTMTEIIKLDGGAGA from the coding sequence ATGGCCAATCAGGACGACAATAATAATGATGTAGGGCTGAAGGAGCTGTCTGCTGGTTCATCAAAGTCACCAGAGCTTGCTCAAAAAGAAGATGGCCAAGTCAGAAGTGCTCAGGAGTTGGAACCGGTATTTGATGTACCGGTACAGGTGCAGGCTGTTCTTGGCAAATCCTCTCTTGAGGTAAGCCAATTATTAAAACTTGCCCCTGGCACAGTTGTAGAGCTGGACCGAAAAGTAGGTGAAGCTATTGATATTTATGTAAATAATCGCCTCGTTGCACGGGGTGAAGTTGTTCTGGTTGAGGACCATCTCGGCGTTACCATGACAGAGATTATCAAGCTGGATGGGGGTGCCGGAGCTTAG
- a CDS encoding motility protein A, with protein sequence MSTVFGMLTAFLLVAGAIFLGGSPMAFINLQGVMIVVLGTFAVTAISFRLQEMITLPQNIWALLRHGQREPTEEATKVMRIAVEVRKHNDIIMLERLIPRLKDTPFLMQAMQLVADGAQPEDIEQIMRREASTASARHMRAVDFLRRAGDVAPAMGLIGTLIGLVRMLGSLDNPAEIGPAMAVALLTTFYGAILAHLVFIPLAAKTEHCTTEEALVNNLYAMGATSIRRKENPRRLEMLLNTILPPSKRITFFKS encoded by the coding sequence ATGAGTACAGTTTTTGGCATGTTGACAGCATTTTTGCTGGTTGCCGGAGCAATATTTTTGGGTGGCTCTCCTATGGCTTTCATCAACCTGCAAGGGGTGATGATTGTAGTGTTGGGTACATTTGCCGTTACGGCGATCAGTTTTCGCCTACAGGAAATGATCACCTTGCCACAAAATATCTGGGCACTCTTGCGGCACGGTCAGCGTGAGCCAACAGAAGAAGCGACAAAGGTTATGAGAATTGCTGTTGAAGTTCGCAAACATAATGACATTATTATGCTTGAACGCTTAATACCACGCCTGAAGGATACGCCTTTTCTCATGCAGGCGATGCAGCTGGTTGCAGACGGCGCACAGCCTGAAGATATTGAACAAATTATGCGCCGTGAAGCGAGCACTGCCTCTGCCCGCCATATGCGCGCTGTTGATTTTCTGCGGCGGGCTGGTGATGTGGCACCTGCCATGGGCCTGATCGGTACTCTGATAGGGCTTGTCCGCATGCTCGGCAGCCTCGATAACCCTGCTGAAATTGGCCCGGCCATGGCAGTTGCTTTGCTCACGACTTTTTACGGTGCCATTCTGGCGCATCTGGTATTTATTCCACTAGCTGCAAAAACCGAGCACTGCACAACCGAAGAGGCCCTTGTAAACAACCTGTATGCCATGGGGGCAACATCTATCAGACGCAAAGAAAACCCGCGCCGGTTGGAGATGCTGCTGAATACTATTTTGCCACCCTCCAAACGCATAACCTTTTTTAAATCGTAA
- the flbD gene encoding sigma-54-dependent transcriptional regulator FlbD, producing the protein MRLLIVGTLEGQLGAASQIAMERGAKVTHANDVDTALAILRSRGADLLMVEVSHNIPALIPRLRAEHFSIPVIACGIGTDPKVAAAAIRGGAKEYIPLPPDAELIAAVLEAVTEDSQSFIYHDAIMKNVAALAEQVAPSEASILITGESGTGKEVMARFVHQKSRRANKPFVAVNCAAIPENLLESELFGHEKGAFTGAVARRIGKFEEADGGTLLLDEISEMDVRLQAKLLRAIQERQVDRVGGSKPVNVNIRIIATSNRNLQDAVKSGNFREDLFFRLNVVNLCVPPLRERPADIEILSKHFASKYAEINQSPDRKISDDAIAMLKNHRWPGNVRELENAIHRAVLLASGDTISTAAILLPDASGNLSTMQTPTMGASGVFQSSNEADEDSDADISNAIGLVGKTVAEVERDLIIDTLKHCLGNRTHAANILGISIRTLRNKLNQYNADGMSVPQPGDTGTRAPI; encoded by the coding sequence ATGCGATTGCTGATTGTTGGAACACTTGAAGGCCAACTGGGTGCTGCTAGCCAAATAGCAATGGAGCGCGGCGCTAAAGTAACCCATGCAAATGATGTGGATACTGCACTTGCAATTCTGCGAAGCAGAGGGGCTGACCTATTGATGGTAGAGGTGTCGCATAACATCCCTGCCCTGATCCCCCGGCTTAGGGCGGAGCATTTCTCTATTCCAGTAATTGCTTGCGGTATTGGTACCGACCCAAAGGTAGCAGCAGCGGCCATCAGAGGTGGCGCCAAGGAATATATACCGCTACCCCCTGATGCAGAACTCATCGCTGCCGTTCTTGAGGCCGTAACAGAAGACAGCCAGTCTTTCATCTATCATGATGCTATTATGAAGAATGTTGCCGCCCTTGCCGAGCAAGTAGCGCCTTCTGAAGCAAGTATTTTGATCACGGGCGAATCTGGTACTGGTAAAGAAGTGATGGCCCGCTTTGTACACCAAAAAAGTCGCCGTGCGAACAAGCCCTTTGTAGCGGTTAACTGTGCCGCCATACCGGAAAACCTTTTAGAGTCTGAACTTTTCGGACATGAAAAAGGTGCCTTTACCGGCGCTGTTGCCCGTAGAATAGGGAAGTTTGAGGAAGCAGACGGCGGCACTTTACTGCTAGATGAGATTTCCGAAATGGATGTGCGGCTTCAGGCTAAACTTCTTCGGGCAATTCAGGAACGTCAGGTTGACCGCGTGGGTGGCTCTAAGCCCGTTAACGTTAATATCAGGATAATTGCAACCTCAAACCGCAACCTGCAAGATGCTGTAAAAAGCGGTAATTTCAGGGAAGATCTTTTTTTCCGCCTGAATGTGGTTAATCTCTGTGTACCACCGCTACGGGAACGCCCGGCAGATATTGAAATTCTATCCAAACACTTTGCCAGCAAATATGCTGAAATCAATCAGTCCCCTGACCGGAAAATTTCTGATGATGCCATAGCAATGCTGAAAAACCACCGGTGGCCTGGTAACGTGCGGGAGCTTGAAAACGCAATCCATAGAGCGGTTCTTCTCGCCTCTGGTGACACAATATCAACAGCCGCTATCCTGTTACCCGATGCCAGTGGTAACCTCAGCACGATGCAAACCCCAACCATGGGGGCATCGGGGGTATTCCAGTCATCTAACGAAGCAGATGAAGATAGCGATGCAGATATCAGCAATGCTATTGGCCTAGTGGGCAAAACCGTTGCAGAGGTTGAGCGTGATCTGATTATTGACACTCTCAAACACTGCCTTGGCAACAGAACCCATGCCGCCAATATTTTGGGTATTTCTATCCGCACACTTCGTAACAAACTAAACCAGTATAATGCTGACGGAATGAGTGTACCGCAACCGGGTGACACCGGAACACGGGCTCCAATCTAG
- the flhA gene encoding flagellar biosynthesis protein FlhA, translated as MSDSASSSEKGNDSPKGLGPNFDGLLNSLKSPDIAFALGMVLILLMLIMPMPSWLLDIMLAASITFSVMILMTVLFIDKPLHFNSFPTVLLIATMLRLSLNMASTRLILSEGHKGTDSAGKVIEAFGAFLMGGDVVIGIIIFAILVIVNFVVITKGSGRIAEVAARFSLDAMPGKQMAIDADMSSGLIDEKEAVRRRKELEEESTFFGAMDGAAKFVRGDAVAGILITLINIVGGIIIGVVMNDLSFAQAGNRYTILTIGDGLVSQIPALIVSTAAGMLVTKAGVSGRTDEALFGQLSARPRAIGVASALLMVLGVMPGLPFLPFALFSGTLGYMAYSLGKMQKTREDTKKAIAKEEQKTTPVEEPISSALAIDQLRLELGYGLLTLINDDSGFRLTDQIKALRRQLASEMGFVMPSVRILDNMQLSSNSYVLRVKETEVGRGDIRPGMLLIMDPEGQPVQIPGEATVEPAFGLPATWVAPSAREEANFRGYTVVDAATVITTHLTEVIKNNMSELLSYAETQKLLDDLTSEHQKLVTDIIPNQITTSGLQRILQSLLAERVSIRDLPTILEGVAEATGFTKNIVYITEHVRTRLGRQLCAAYSSHEGLVPLITLSPQWEQAFSESLIGQGEEKQLVMPPTRLQEFINSVRMIYDQQAERGESPVLLTSPLVRPYVRSIVERFRPATVVMSQNEIHPQAKIRTLGQI; from the coding sequence ATGAGCGATTCTGCCTCCAGCAGTGAAAAAGGTAATGATAGCCCAAAAGGCTTAGGCCCGAACTTTGACGGACTTTTAAACAGTCTGAAAAGCCCGGATATTGCCTTTGCTTTAGGCATGGTTCTTATCCTGCTGATGCTTATTATGCCAATGCCTAGTTGGTTGCTGGATATTATGCTAGCAGCATCCATTACTTTCTCTGTCATGATTTTAATGACTGTTTTGTTCATTGATAAACCATTGCACTTTAATAGCTTCCCAACCGTCCTGCTGATTGCCACCATGCTTAGGCTATCGCTTAACATGGCATCAACCCGGCTTATTCTCTCTGAAGGCCACAAAGGCACTGACTCTGCAGGAAAGGTTATCGAAGCATTTGGCGCCTTTCTTATGGGCGGCGATGTTGTCATTGGTATTATTATCTTTGCTATACTGGTTATTGTGAACTTCGTTGTTATCACCAAGGGCTCTGGCCGTATTGCCGAAGTGGCTGCACGGTTTAGCCTTGATGCCATGCCAGGTAAGCAAATGGCCATTGATGCCGATATGTCATCTGGCTTGATTGACGAAAAAGAAGCAGTTCGCCGCCGCAAGGAACTTGAAGAAGAAAGCACGTTCTTTGGTGCGATGGACGGTGCGGCAAAGTTTGTGCGCGGCGATGCCGTTGCCGGTATTTTGATTACCCTCATTAATATAGTGGGCGGTATTATTATCGGTGTGGTAATGAATGACTTAAGCTTTGCTCAAGCAGGTAACCGCTATACAATTCTAACCATTGGTGACGGTCTCGTATCACAAATTCCAGCGCTCATCGTTTCAACTGCTGCCGGTATGCTGGTTACAAAAGCAGGCGTTAGTGGCCGAACGGATGAAGCCCTGTTTGGGCAGCTTAGTGCCCGCCCAAGAGCCATTGGCGTGGCCAGTGCGCTTTTGATGGTACTTGGTGTAATGCCCGGCCTGCCGTTTCTACCTTTTGCATTATTCAGTGGTACACTGGGTTACATGGCTTATAGCCTTGGGAAAATGCAAAAGACCCGCGAGGATACAAAAAAGGCTATCGCAAAAGAAGAGCAAAAAACCACGCCTGTGGAAGAACCTATATCGTCTGCACTTGCTATTGACCAACTGCGCCTAGAACTTGGATACGGCCTCCTAACCCTTATCAATGACGACAGCGGTTTCCGGCTAACAGACCAAATAAAGGCGCTGCGCCGGCAACTAGCAAGCGAAATGGGCTTTGTTATGCCGTCTGTGCGTATTCTCGATAATATGCAGCTTTCATCCAACAGCTATGTACTTCGGGTTAAAGAAACCGAGGTTGGCCGCGGTGATATAAGACCCGGCATGCTGCTGATAATGGACCCAGAAGGCCAACCCGTTCAAATTCCCGGTGAAGCAACTGTTGAACCTGCATTTGGCCTGCCCGCAACATGGGTCGCGCCCTCAGCTCGTGAAGAAGCAAACTTCAGGGGCTATACTGTAGTGGATGCAGCAACCGTTATTACAACACATCTAACCGAAGTTATTAAAAACAATATGTCAGAGCTTCTGTCCTACGCAGAAACGCAAAAGCTGCTCGACGACTTAACAAGCGAGCACCAAAAACTGGTGACAGATATTATACCAAACCAAATCACAACATCTGGTCTACAGCGTATTTTACAATCACTTTTGGCAGAACGTGTTTCCATTCGCGATTTACCTACCATTCTGGAAGGCGTGGCAGAAGCAACAGGATTTACCAAAAATATTGTGTATATAACCGAGCATGTTAGGACCCGCCTTGGCAGGCAGCTCTGCGCCGCTTACTCAAGTCATGAAGGTTTGGTACCGCTTATTACGCTCTCTCCGCAGTGGGAACAGGCATTTTCTGAAAGCCTGATTGGGCAAGGTGAAGAGAAACAGCTGGTTATGCCACCAACCAGATTGCAGGAATTTATCAATTCAGTACGGATGATATACGACCAACAGGCCGAACGCGGCGAATCCCCCGTTTTGCTAACAAGCCCGCTGGTGCGGCCTTATGTACGTTCTATTGTTGAGCGCTTCAGACCAGCAACAGTGGTCATGAGCCAAAATGAAATTCATCCACAGGCAAAAATAAGAACCTTGGGTCAAATATAA
- a CDS encoding flagellar biosynthesis protein FlhF, with protein sequence MRLKTFHAKSMAEAMAQVRAQLGADAIIVQSEESKGGVRIVAAIEAQPSPYEAPPSFAPKAKQTPVALEAAYKTPISVEFDKADVTAVLSHHGLPFETAERFSQAALAVEAASLPEAFSSALEAAIRFNPITDAHTRPIMLIGPPGAGKTICAAKLTADALIHHRTVHLISTDTVKAGGIQQLDHFAQLMKQTVSTAATPQELGFVIKNHPHNTALTVIDTPGTNAFDIDELETLLSFIKEVNAEPVLVMPAGLDPLDAQEIAGIFNQMGCSRFIATRLDAARRYAGILMAARPGYLSLAAISRSPFVADGLETATPLGLARLLTSLSRPRKKNNSETDKQP encoded by the coding sequence ATGCGTCTTAAAACCTTTCATGCAAAATCGATGGCGGAAGCGATGGCACAAGTACGGGCACAGCTCGGCGCAGATGCCATCATTGTGCAATCAGAAGAAAGCAAAGGCGGTGTTAGAATTGTAGCCGCAATTGAAGCGCAGCCATCCCCGTATGAGGCACCACCGTCATTTGCGCCAAAAGCCAAGCAAACACCGGTTGCCTTAGAGGCCGCCTATAAAACACCTATCTCAGTTGAGTTTGACAAAGCAGATGTCACAGCGGTTCTAAGCCATCACGGCTTGCCTTTTGAAACAGCGGAGCGCTTTAGTCAGGCGGCACTGGCTGTAGAAGCAGCAAGCCTGCCGGAAGCCTTTTCATCAGCACTTGAAGCCGCCATCCGCTTTAACCCGATAACCGACGCACACACCCGCCCCATTATGCTAATAGGGCCACCAGGTGCTGGTAAAACCATTTGTGCAGCAAAGCTCACCGCCGACGCCCTCATACACCACCGAACCGTTCACCTTATATCGACAGATACCGTTAAAGCTGGTGGTATTCAGCAACTGGACCATTTTGCACAGCTTATGAAACAGACAGTTTCAACGGCTGCAACGCCGCAAGAACTTGGGTTTGTTATTAAAAATCACCCCCATAACACAGCGCTAACCGTGATTGACACACCTGGCACCAATGCGTTTGATATAGATGAACTGGAAACCTTGCTAAGCTTCATCAAAGAAGTGAATGCAGAGCCTGTACTGGTAATGCCTGCTGGGCTTGACCCTTTAGATGCACAGGAAATTGCCGGTATTTTCAACCAAATGGGCTGCTCGCGCTTCATTGCAACACGGCTTGATGCGGCACGACGCTACGCTGGTATATTAATGGCAGCCAGACCCGGCTACCTATCGCTTGCAGCCATTAGCCGTAGCCCCTTTGTTGCAGACGGGCTTGAAACAGCAACACCCTTAGGCCTTGCCCGCTTACTGACCTCTCTTTCAAGGCCACGTAAAAAGAATAACTCCGAAACGGATAAACAACCATGA
- a CDS encoding MinD/ParA family protein, producing MTDPRPDHSLEILEKRLITVASGKGGVGKTWLAVTLTHALSHAGKKTALFDGDLGLANVDIQLGIMPEKDLGNVISGDATFEDIALPYKDNDGSSFDVLPGKSGSGALGALSRSTLNGLKHQLTLCAKNYDYLLLDLAAGIDPAVTSLSHHGGKILVVMTADPTSLTDAYAFIKLTVMQNPKADIAVVVNNVASKREGERAFEAIKRACEGFLKISPPLIGIIRTDKKVVDAIRSQVPLLTRHPSSEAAADVKQIAAYLMKA from the coding sequence ATGACCGATCCAAGACCAGATCATTCCCTTGAAATACTGGAAAAGCGCCTGATTACAGTTGCCTCAGGTAAGGGCGGCGTCGGTAAAACATGGCTTGCCGTTACCCTCACACATGCACTCTCGCATGCTGGCAAAAAAACTGCCCTGTTCGACGGTGATTTAGGGCTTGCCAATGTTGATATTCAACTTGGTATTATGCCAGAGAAAGACCTTGGCAATGTTATTTCAGGCGATGCAACTTTCGAAGACATTGCACTGCCATACAAAGATAACGATGGCAGCAGCTTTGACGTGCTGCCGGGCAAGTCCGGCTCGGGGGCGCTTGGAGCTTTATCGCGCAGCACCTTAAATGGATTGAAGCACCAGTTAACACTATGCGCAAAAAACTATGATTATTTATTGCTAGACCTTGCTGCAGGGATTGACCCTGCGGTAACCAGCCTTTCGCATCACGGCGGCAAAATACTTGTCGTCATGACCGCAGACCCAACCTCGCTCACTGATGCTTATGCCTTTATCAAGCTAACCGTTATGCAAAATCCAAAGGCAGATATTGCAGTTGTGGTGAATAATGTGGCTTCCAAGCGTGAAGGTGAACGCGCTTTTGAAGCCATTAAACGTGCCTGTGAAGGATTTTTAAAGATTTCGCCGCCACTTATCGGTATTATCCGAACTGATAAAAAAGTGGTGGATGCAATCCGGTCGCAGGTTCCCTTGCTGACACGGCATCCTTCTTCTGAAGCGGCAGCCGATGTTAAACAAATTGCCGCTTATCTGATGAAGGCGTAA
- a CDS encoding aminotransferase → MSQETDQEGASLIELQEIDQKHHIHPFTAASALRQAPPFLIDGASGCYVSGQGIKLLDMMAGLGCVNVGYGRKEMVNTAAEAMQALSYYHSFSAVSNPTAAALSGLIANLAPEGMNRVFFANSGSEANETVLKLIRYYWRSKGKPEKKIILTRDYAYHGSTLATTALNGNPAMLEPYGLETETGIERVRAPYWYRQGGSDTPEQHWKKAAQDIEDKIIELGAENVAAMFVEPIQATMGAIIPPEGYLPEVERICRKYNVLLVADEVVTGLGRTGHWFAQETFGFKADIMTLAKGLSSGYVPISAVVLHDDIASVVEDGENIFQHGFTTSAHPVMAAVALRNIDILMKEGLVDRVRTDIGPYFAKKLASLADLPLVGEVRTCGLIAGIELVSDKTTRAQYPIEAGICSHVSQAALLRGVIVRPTGNNIVLCPPFIVTHKEIDAAVDVLAEALTEIENAIKAS, encoded by the coding sequence ATGTCGCAGGAAACGGATCAGGAAGGCGCAAGCCTTATAGAGCTTCAGGAAATTGATCAGAAGCATCATATCCACCCCTTTACGGCAGCCTCAGCCTTGCGGCAAGCGCCGCCTTTCCTTATTGATGGTGCGAGTGGGTGTTACGTTTCGGGGCAGGGTATCAAACTCCTTGATATGATGGCTGGCCTTGGCTGTGTGAATGTAGGCTATGGCCGCAAAGAAATGGTGAATACTGCGGCTGAAGCAATGCAGGCTTTAAGCTATTACCACAGCTTTTCTGCTGTTTCCAATCCAACTGCCGCAGCGCTTTCCGGTCTTATTGCTAACCTTGCGCCCGAGGGCATGAATAGAGTTTTCTTTGCAAACTCAGGCTCGGAAGCGAATGAGACTGTGTTGAAACTTATTCGCTATTATTGGCGCAGCAAAGGCAAGCCAGAGAAAAAAATCATCCTCACCCGCGACTATGCCTATCATGGCAGCACGCTAGCGACGACAGCTCTGAACGGTAACCCAGCAATGCTCGAGCCTTACGGGTTAGAGACAGAAACCGGCATTGAGAGAGTAAGGGCACCTTACTGGTATAGACAAGGTGGCAGTGATACGCCTGAGCAGCACTGGAAAAAAGCGGCGCAGGATATTGAAGACAAAATTATCGAACTGGGTGCAGAGAATGTGGCAGCTATGTTTGTGGAGCCTATTCAGGCCACGATGGGCGCAATCATTCCGCCAGAAGGCTATTTACCTGAAGTAGAGCGTATTTGCAGAAAATATAATGTACTTCTGGTTGCTGATGAGGTGGTTACGGGCCTCGGGCGTACAGGCCACTGGTTTGCACAGGAAACTTTTGGCTTTAAAGCTGATATAATGACCTTGGCAAAGGGGCTTTCATCTGGCTATGTTCCTATTTCTGCTGTTGTTTTACATGATGATATTGCAAGCGTTGTTGAGGACGGGGAAAATATTTTCCAGCACGGTTTTACAACGTCAGCACACCCTGTTATGGCGGCTGTGGCACTACGGAACATTGATATTCTGATGAAAGAAGGCCTCGTGGACCGTGTCAGGACCGATATAGGGCCTTATTTTGCTAAAAAGCTGGCAAGCCTTGCAGATCTGCCTCTCGTGGGCGAGGTTCGTACATGCGGCCTTATTGCTGGTATTGAGCTTGTTAGTGACAAGACAACCCGGGCGCAGTACCCGATTGAAGCTGGCATTTGTAGCCATGTCAGCCAAGCAGCATTGCTGCGCGGTGTTATTGTACGTCCGACAGGCAATAATATTGTTCTTTGCCCACCCTTCATTGTAACACATAAGGAAATTGATGCTGCTGTTGATGTGCTGGCTGAAGCACTGACCGAGATTGAAAACGCTATAAAAGCATCTTGA
- a CDS encoding flagellar export protein FliJ, with translation MASRLDNIIRLRQWELDEERRNLAILQGKQDALYHEIHILEEEVIEQKKASSLEVFSLTVGAYMAGVRKKQDLISHQIDELEQEISKQQDKVAESFRELKTYEIAREQEQKRIQQAEAREEQQTYDEQALRGYARGGDPFDSGF, from the coding sequence GTGGCCAGTCGGCTCGATAATATTATCAGGCTACGCCAGTGGGAACTGGATGAAGAGCGCCGAAACCTTGCTATTTTGCAGGGTAAGCAGGATGCGCTTTATCACGAAATCCACATACTGGAAGAAGAGGTAATCGAGCAAAAGAAAGCCAGCAGCCTTGAGGTTTTTTCCCTGACGGTTGGTGCCTATATGGCAGGTGTCAGGAAAAAGCAGGACCTGATTTCGCACCAGATTGATGAGCTGGAGCAGGAAATATCCAAGCAGCAGGATAAAGTCGCGGAAAGTTTTCGCGAGCTTAAGACATATGAAATCGCACGCGAGCAGGAGCAAAAGCGTATTCAGCAAGCAGAAGCCCGCGAAGAACAGCAAACCTATGACGAGCAGGCCCTGCGTGGGTACGCTCGAGGCGGTGATCCTTTTGATTCAGGCTTTTAA
- the fliI gene encoding flagellar protein export ATPase FliI yields MHSLIQEIDRIRTERRYGRVSGVRGLLVEVSGIGQHISIGSRLEVETRSYRRVPIEIIGFRHDTALAMPYGVLEGVGVGCKATVTQSDPMVCPSNAWLGRVVNALGEPIDGKGPIRSGTRPKLLRSGPPPAHNRQRVGEKVDLGVRALNTFISCCRGQRMGIFAGSGVGKSVLLSMVARHSEADVSVIGLIGERGREVQEFIEDDLGPDGLARSVVVVATSDESALMRRQAAYLTMTLAEYFRDGGAEVMCLMDSVTRFAMAQREIGLAGGEPPTSKGYTPTVFTELPRLLERAGPGPQGAGNITGLFTVLVEGDDHNEPVADAVRGILDGHIVMERSIAERGRYPAINILKSISRTMPRCNTDAENVLVREAKRFMSTFSDMEEMIRLGAYRMGSNPEVDAAVAYNPYLEEFLGQWKDDRTPIDEGYARLREILEAGPAAEVLAQFDQMAGQG; encoded by the coding sequence GTGCATAGTCTTATTCAAGAAATTGACAGAATACGAACAGAACGACGCTATGGGCGGGTTTCCGGTGTGCGCGGACTTTTGGTGGAGGTGTCGGGCATTGGCCAGCATATCTCAATTGGATCAAGGCTTGAGGTGGAAACGCGAAGCTACAGGCGTGTCCCTATCGAGATCATTGGTTTTAGGCACGATACCGCCCTTGCCATGCCTTACGGTGTGCTGGAAGGTGTTGGTGTTGGCTGCAAGGCAACCGTTACACAGTCAGATCCTATGGTGTGTCCGTCTAATGCGTGGCTAGGGCGTGTTGTAAACGCACTCGGGGAGCCAATCGACGGTAAGGGGCCAATTCGTAGTGGTACAAGACCGAAGCTTTTGCGCTCAGGTCCGCCGCCTGCCCACAACCGGCAGCGGGTTGGTGAAAAGGTTGATTTGGGTGTGCGTGCACTCAACACGTTTATCAGTTGCTGTCGCGGCCAGCGTATGGGTATCTTTGCTGGCTCTGGCGTTGGTAAGTCGGTTCTTTTGTCGATGGTTGCGCGGCATTCAGAGGCTGATGTTAGTGTTATTGGCCTGATTGGCGAGCGGGGCCGCGAGGTGCAGGAGTTTATAGAGGATGATCTGGGGCCTGATGGCCTTGCTCGGTCTGTTGTTGTGGTTGCCACATCTGACGAATCTGCCCTTATGCGCAGGCAGGCGGCGTATCTTACAATGACGCTTGCAGAATATTTTCGTGACGGCGGCGCAGAAGTCATGTGCCTGATGGACAGCGTGACCCGCTTTGCAATGGCCCAGCGCGAGATAGGCCTTGCAGGCGGTGAGCCACCAACCAGTAAAGGCTATACGCCAACTGTATTTACAGAGCTGCCCCGTTTGCTGGAACGGGCAGGTCCCGGCCCACAGGGGGCCGGTAATATTACAGGCCTTTTCACGGTGCTTGTGGAAGGCGATGATCATAACGAGCCTGTTGCAGATGCTGTTCGAGGTATTCTGGATGGGCACATTGTTATGGAACGCTCGATAGCAGAGCGGGGCAGGTATCCGGCAATTAATATATTAAAGTCTATTTCCCGTACCATGCCGCGCTGTAACACAGATGCAGAAAATGTTTTGGTGCGGGAAGCAAAGCGCTTTATGTCGACCTTCTCTGACATGGAAGAAATGATCCGCCTTGGTGCATATCGCATGGGTAGTAACCCGGAGGTAGATGCCGCCGTTGCCTATAATCCCTATTTGGAAGAGTTTTTAGGGCAGTGGAAAGACGATAGAACCCCAATTGATGAAGGCTATGCACGTTTGCGGGAAATACTGGAAGCAGGCCCCGCTGCAGAGGTGCTGGCGCAGTTTGACCAAATGGCAGGTCAGGGGTGA